A single window of Aphidius gifuensis isolate YNYX2018 linkage group LG1, ASM1490517v1, whole genome shotgun sequence DNA harbors:
- the LOC122847609 gene encoding LOW QUALITY PROTEIN: trafficking protein particle complex subunit 8 (The sequence of the model RefSeq protein was modified relative to this genomic sequence to represent the inferred CDS: inserted 2 bases in 1 codon) — MAQCKLTPREFISNTFSPKIGAICSPAAEYVCQKNNLTFIELLQPFSNLNSEGHIKDPQGTIVNIRNLHLSIQDINSQPPEPTIARKLLNDSVNIEQCDRTTNIKIQNTIIDIPISVPWFESWREMFLNVQFPSDHEFTKHFIACMIVVATSDDNPLDKIQKIAQKLTQQTSTTKLPKWFNNNTLRYYILIYDSSQDDKIKAEKIYTDMKNIYDKNNCYLLSMNSRKIDNTNNVNLPDPWCQFLIKNTDDIITSLSDTNSSPRTPADTGCVSSMPNRLTTSDSDKTSQAGTPVSSSHNPILSSPNDTDKISLTSELNDVPNIEIGQEAVPVLLHPLSPVNQVDKIFTIDQQAQSQINDTKTTIINKINDNVWADTPSHELQTHGALLSXSINNIVLFILLLNDIISNKKGVSRSLFTATKRWFGTSKPGAPNSTPSNAVIYSIDSAELQLRRFGDLCFMIGHYSLAYQAYHSAKRDFQADQAWLYYAGALEMAGLSAFMQGENDRKTIQYLDDAILTYLNTCKMSQFAVRATLLSSECLKGRSLYNDAAKQLIRMTSEDSDLRSALLLEQASYCYIFPKMLHKYAFHCVLAGHRYSKAGQKKHSLRCYQQAYQVYHDKGWSLAEDHIHFTIGRQAASLKQINKSIESFEKLLNPLSKQSSIQQQAFLREFLQIQNLFIKQISDNDNLKHLPILILPLIDNDNDIKIHCGSIDDNEIFNDDNYNIDDENKLCKLEEILVTEIQGTPPMIFKQTVAIYSNKSDNIVGPIGIVDEPIYISFKLYNPLRINLSIGKIKLIWSFKNTDDELITNENDNSNLIIESSIIDTLLLKSMSKQQIVLSVVPKCIGELKILGISYYLTNIIDTNDNSQSNIIVNGKKLFTINEKKDTIDKRLDINIIDKSPFLKINFTKLSQDMICGEIQKINMTIKNIGNSSAKNLLISSKNIDLFCIDKSFIDNSKIKSNYINKILINNDYLEPNKKIDITIWIKAPHKKGNHKLDLLFYYENNNNNLKKYRLHRHSWLLSVLDSINIKASIRQSILTNNNLPTLNLVLKIKNSNQVHDPFMNEITLTNLSLKSNCWIFGNKIDDKIIHKIQPQEIYHLLLKLNRRIVESINNEITNITFVDNHDDDVTPYINFIDKLKLLSLSNVDNETIENFENLNITLIIRWKANIMEGKCLIREAIGQHHLELNVINQIYKHPEDVVTESSDYPSRLIIFGPDRNVPNTDDDDIAIVKNDNVICNKIPNNIITFSLGHQQNIINNFEEKKICLVPVTMTIQNHSNIKIQVKIDTIGTSSQTYLPSIKSQLYTPKASTFFRYACHTAINCDIEPLGYHIVELQAIVLTPGTFDFASRIEISAKTIDITEFISQKWKIESVCSISDVNY; from the exons atggcacAGTGTAAATTAACTCCTCGTGAATTTATAAGTAACACATTTTCACCAAAAATTGGAGCAATTTGTTCACCAGCTGCTGAATAtgtttgtcaaaaaaataatttaacatttattgaaCTTTTACAGCCATTTTCTAACCTAAATTCAgaag gTCATATTAAAGATCCACAAGGTACAATAGTAAATATAagaaatttacatttatcaatACAAGATATAAATAGTCAACCACCAGAACCAACAATtgcaagaaaattattaaatgattcagTTAATATTGAACAATGTGATCgtacaacaaatattaaaatacaaaatacaataattgatatacCAATATCAGTACCATGGTTTGAATCATGGCgtgaaatgtttttaaatgtaCAATTTCCATCAGATcatgaatttacaaaacatTTTATAGCATGTATGATTGTTGTTGCAACATCTGATGATAATCCAttagataaaatacaaaaaattgcacaaaaattaacacaacaaacatcaacaacaaaattaccaaaatggtttaataataatacattacgttattatatattaatatatgatTCATCacaagatgataaaataaaagctgaaaaaatatatacagatatgaaaaatatatatgataaaaataattgttatttattatcaatgaattcacgtaaaattgataatacaaataatgttaatttaccaGATCCATggtgtcaatttttaattaaaaatacagatGATATTATAACATCATTATCTGATACAAATAGTAGTCCACGTACACCAGCTGATACTGGTTGTGTATCATCAATGCCAAATCGTTTAACAACATCTGATTCAGATAAAACAAGTCAAGCTGGTACACCAGTATCATCATCACATAATCcaattttatcatcaccaAATGATACAGATAAAATAAGTTTAACATCTGAATTAAATGATGTGCCAAATATTGAAATTGGTCAAGAAGCTGTACCAGTATTGTTACATCCTTTATCACCAGTTAAtcaagttgataaaatttttacaattgatCAACAAGCACAATCACAAATAAATgatacaaaaacaacaattattaataaaattaatgacaatgtATGGGCAGATACACCATCTCATGAATTACAAACACATGGTGCATTATTATc ttcaattaataatattgtattatttattttgctattaaatgatataatatcaaataaaaaaggtgTATCACGTTCATTATTTACAGCAACAAAACGTTGGTTTGGTACATCAAAACCAGGTGCACCAAATTCAACACCATCAAATGCTGTAATATATAGTATTGATTCAGCTGAATTACAATTACGTAGATTTGGTGATTTATGTTTTATGATTGGTCATTATTCGCTGGCTTATCAAGCATATCATTCAGCTAAAAGAGATTTTCAAGCTGATCAAGCATGGTTATATTATGCTGGTGCATTAGAAATGGCTGGTTTATCAGCATTTATGCAAGGTGAAAATGATCGTAAAACAATACAATATCTTGATGATGCAAtattaacatatttaaatacatgtaaaatgTCACAATTTGCTGTACGTGCAACATTACTAAGTTCTGAATGTTTAAAAGGACGTAGTTTATATAATGATGCTGCTAAACAATTAATTAGAATGACTAGTGAAGATTCAGATTTACGTTCAGCATTATTACTTGAACAAGCATcatattgttatatatttccAAAAATGTTACATAAATATGCATTTCATTGTGTATTAGCTGGACATAGATATTCAAAAGCtggacaaaaaaaacattcattaAGATGTTATCAACAGGCATATCAAGTTTATCATGATAAAGGTTGGTCATTAGCTGAAGATCATATACATTTTACAATTGGAAGACAAGCAGCatcattaaaacaaattaataaatcaattgaatcatttgaaaaattattaaatccatTATCAAAACAATCATCAATACAACAACAAGCATTTTTAcgtgaatttttacaaatacaaaatttatttattaaacaaatatctgataatgataatttaaaacatttaccaatattaatattaccacttattgataatgataatgatattaaaatacattgtggtagtattgatgataatgaaatatttaatgatgataattataatattgatgatgaaaataaattgtgtaAACTTGAAGAAATACTTGTTACTGAAATACAAGGTACACCACCaatgatatttaaacaaactgttgctatttattcaaataaaagtgATAATATTGTTGGTCCAATTGGCATTGTTGATGAaccaatatatatttcatttaaattatataatccattacgtattaatttatcaattggtaaaattaaattaatatggagttttaaaaatactgatgatgaattaattacaaatgaaaatgataattcaaatttgataattgaatcatcaattattgatacattgttattaaaatcaatgagTAAACAACAAATTGTATTATCTGTTGTACCAAAATGTATtggtgaattaaaaattttaggtatatcatattatttaacaaatattattgatacaaatgataattcacaaagcaatattattgttaatggcaaaaaattatttacaattaatgaaaaaaaagacactATTGATAAAAGATTAgatataaatatcattgataaatcaccatttttaaaaattaattttacaaaattatcacAAGATATGATTTGTggtgaaatacaaaaaataaatatgacaattaaaaatattggtaattcatcagctaaaaatttactaatatcatctaaaaatatagatttattttgtattgataAAAGCTTTATagataatagtaaaataaaatcaaattatattaataaaatattaataaataatgattatttagagccaaataaaaaaattgatataacaaTATGGATAAAAGCACCACATAAAAAAGGTAATCATAaattagatttattattttattatgaaaataataataataatttaaaaaaatatagattacATAGACATTCATGGTTGTTAAGTGTGCttgattcaataaatattaaagcaTCAATACGTCAAagtatattaacaaataataatttaccaacattaaatcttgtattaaaaattaaaaatagtaatcaAGTACATGATCCATTTATGAATGAAATaacattaacaaatttatcattaaaaagtaattgttGGATATTtggtaataaaattgatgataaaataatacataaaattcaACCACAagaaatatatcatttattgttaaaattaaatagacgTATTGTTGAAAGTATCaacaatgaaataacaaatataacatttgttgataatcatgatgatgatgtcactccatatattaattttattgataaattaaaattgttgtcATTGAGTAATGTTGATAATgaaacaatagaaaattttgaaaatttaaatataacattaattattagatggaAAGCAAATATAATGGAAGGTAAATGTTTAATTCGTGAAGCTATTGGACAACATCATTTAGAGTTAAAtgttattaatcaaatttataaacatccAGAGGATGTAGTAACTGAATCAAGTGATTATCCATCAagacttattatttttgggCCTGATCGTAATGTGCCTaatactgatgatgatgatattgctattgttaaaaatgataatgttatttgtaataaaataccaaataatattataacattTTCACTTGgacatcaacaaaatattataaataattttgaggagaaaaaaatttgtcttgtGCCGGTTACAATGACAATCCaaaatcattcaaatattaaaattcaagttaaGATTGATACAATTGGAACTAgcag tcaaACATACTTGCCAAGTATTAAATCACAATTATATACACCAAAAGCATCAACATTTTTTCGTTATGCTTGTCATACAGCAATAAATTGTGATATTGAACCACTTGGTTATCATATTGTTGAATTACAAGCAATTGTATTGACACCAGGAACATTTGATTTTGCATCACGTATCGAAATATCAGCAAAAACCATTGATATTACTGAATTTATATcacaaaaatggaaaattgaaAGTGTTTGCTCTATTAGtgatgttaattattaa
- the LOC122847612 gene encoding adenosine 3'-phospho 5'-phosphosulfate transporter 1 — MGQYIGNFIICGLILLSVIVVYFTTQIVKSFTENSNDSLNQELSYNWIIRLSLNLLGYATVLLPGYLVYKYVCYSKYLQNTDSGCILKLVQHCFLGNTETGLLDSPNYTASISSSSVSRLQRTFSHDAIKLTYCFMGLQITYLTWGYLQEKIMTQKYKNNNGDIKNFNDSQFLVFINRILALTMSSIYLIINKKPKKHTTPLYKYIFCSLSNIMSAWCQYEALKFVNFPTQVLAKASKIIPVMIMGKIISRNTYEYYEYITAILISIGMFLFMFGSNDKYDNNNISTISGLILLIGYIVLDSFTSSWQNSLFNEYGTTSIQMMFGVNLFSCLLTSMSLFQQSGFAESFSFIAQFPTFTIDCLLISICSASGQLFIFYTISEFGAVTFVIIMTIRQGLAILLSCIIYQHHITVFGVIGINLVFGAIFLRIYCSNRLRAIRRRRAENVVL, encoded by the exons ATGGGACAATACATaggaaattttataatatg tggccttatattattgtcagttattgttgtatattttacAACACAAATTGTCAAATCATTTACTGAAAATTCTAATGATTCATTAAACCAAGAATTATCATACAATTGGATAATAAGAttgagtttaaatttattaggaTATGCAACTGTGTTGTTACCAGGatatttagtttataaatatgtttgttattctaaatatttacaaaatacag atTCTggatgtatattaaaattagtaCAACATTGTTTTTTGGGTAATACAGAAACTGGTCTTCTTGATTCACCAAATTACACAgcttcaatatcatcatcatcagtatcaCGTTTACAACGTACATTTTCACATGATgctataaaattaacatattgTTTTATGGGTTTACAAATAACTTATTTAACATGGGGttatttacaagaaaaaataatgacacaaaaatataaaaataataatggtgatattaaaaattttaatgattcacaatttttagtatttataaatagaatatTAGCATTAACAATGTctagtatatatttaattataaataaaaaacctaaaaaacatacaacaccattatataaatatatattttgttcattatcaaatataatgaGTGCATGGTGTCAATATGAagcattaaaatttgttaattttccaACACAAGTACTTGCTAAagcatcaaaaataataccaGTTATGATTATgggtaaaataatatcaagaaatacatatgaatattatgaatatataacagcaatattaatatcaattggtatgtttttatttatgtttggaagtaatgataaatatgataataataatatatcaacaatatcaggattaatattattaattggataTATTGTACTTGATAGTTTTACAAGTAGTTGGCAAAATTCATTGTTTAATGAATATGGAACAACAAGTATACAAATGATGTTtggtgttaatttattttcttgtttattaACATCAATGTCTCTATTTCAACAATCTGGTTTTGCTGaaagtttttcatttattgcacag tttccAACATTTactattgattgtttattaatatcaatttgttCAGCAAGTGGAcagttgtttatattttatacaatatcaGAATTTGGAGCTGTTACATTTGTTATTATCATGACAATTAGacag GGACTTGCTATTTTATTGTcatgtattatttatcaacatcataTAACTGTTTTTGGTGTTATTGGTATTAATCTTGTTTTTGGTGCAATATTTTTGAGAATTTATTGTAGTAATCGACTTCGAGCTATTAGACGTCGTAGAGCTGAAAATGTggttctttaa
- the LOC122847938 gene encoding uncharacterized aarF domain-containing protein kinase 2-like — NRIFIIYNVFIILIVIYILTKFICPNVFPEILLNGIEYLGPTFMKLGQWVATRRDLFSNDICDTLSRLQRQTPAHSWTYTRSILKLSYGEEWKKLFVKFDDDLIGSGCCAQVYKAWINKESQILTKNKSKFIQVAEFFKLRKLVDYFGKKFEDDNELYPVAVKILHPGIESCIKQDLKIINGFCKFATWLVPSIYWLNLSDCIKEFSKLMENQVDMKLEAKNLLKFRKNFKNNSSVIFPKPILHLTNNLILVESFHEGKYISNYLNSSDKLLKKKLAKIGIKAILFHDNFIHCDLHPGNILVQENNGLRLVLLDCGLVSSLNDRCQKNLRDVFRSLAKGDGALAGDYIMKHSDHMTPDPDGFKKTINDIVKKYMDNKLNLNNVNMWKLMTEFYSALVRYQVHQDGAFINVVLSIVVIEDLGKSLDPSNDILLELLQFIQ; from the exons aatagaatatttataatttataatgtatttataattttaattgttatttatattttaacaaaattcaTATGTCCAAATGTATTTccagaaattttattaaatg GGATTGAATATTTAGGACCTACATTTATGAAATTAGGTCAATGGGTGGCAACAAGAAGagatttattttctaatgataTTTGTGATACTCTTTCACGACTTCAACGACAAACACCAGCTCATTCTTGGACATATACAAggtcaatattaaaattatcatatggagaagaatggaaaaaattatttgttaaatttgatgatgatttaattggtTCTGGTTGTTGTGCAcag gtaTACAAAGCCTGGATCAACAAAGAAAgtcaaattttaacaaaaaataaatcaaaatttattcaag ttgctgaattttttaagCTGAGAAAACTTGTTGATTActttg GTAAAAAATTTGAGGATGACAACGAACTTTACCCAGTTgctgtaaaaattttacatccAGGAATTGAATCTTGCataaa gcaagatttaaaaatcatcaatggaTTTTGTAAATTTGCAACTTGGCTTGTGCCAAGTATTTACTGGCTGAATTTATCAGATTGTATCAAAGAATTTTCGAAATTAATGGAAAATCag gtTGATATGAAACTTGaagctaaaaatttattaaaatttcgaaaaaattttaaaaataattcatcagtaATATTTCCAAAACCGATATTACacttgacaaataatttaatattggtTGAAAGTTTTCATGAAGGAAAATacatatcaaattatttaaattcatcagataaattgttgaaaaaaaaattagctaaaattggaataaaagcaatatta tttcatgataattttattcattgtgaTTTACATCCTGGAAATATATTGGTACAAGAAAATAATGGTCTTCGTTTGGTACTACTTGATTGTGGCCTAGTGTCATCATTAAATGACagatgtcaaaaaaatttacgtgaTGTTTTTCGTTCACTAGCTAAAGGAGAt ggtGCATTGGCAGGAGATTACATCATGAAGCACAGTGATCACATGACACCAGATCCagatggttttaaaaaaacaattaatgacatcgttaaaaaatacatggataataaattgaatttaaataac GTCAATATGTGGAAACTCATGACAGAATTTTACTCAGCACTTGTTCGTTATCAAGTACATCAAGATGGTGCATTTATAAATGTCGTACTGAGTATTGTTGTCATTGAAGATCTTGGTAAAAGTCTGGATCCTTCCAACGACATACTTCTTGAACttcttcaatttattcaatga
- the LOC122847608 gene encoding ecdysone 20-monooxygenase, translating to MSKLEYWIGAIVTTVLSIIVIPTNYRPPWWFLMKGDKINKKKLTIRDIPGPISLPLFGTKWIFSWFGKYRMDKIHDAYKDLNIRYGSLCKEEAFGNIPVISVFSRCDIEKLLKCNSRQPTRPPSEIVVQYRNSRKDRYTHTGLVNVQGDEWQQLRDALTPGLINVKTVMGFFPSLNHVADEFISLIKRKRNDGCVMAFERLAYRMGLESTCTLILGRYLGFLKPSTSSFTYKLAEAVRIHFTASRDAFYGLPIWKYLPTTVWKKFIKSEEEIYDLVSELLEETIDQQKEDAKDEPIEAVFQSILREKTLDMNDKKAGIVDFIAAGIHTLGNTLVFLFHLIGTDKEIQKKLYDEVINLAPEGCDLVAENLRGAKYLRACITEGFRMVPTAPCIARLLDAPIELSGYQLEEGTVVLLHTWIAGLNDDNFYNANEWMPDRWIKPLLPHSPLLVAPFGAGRRICPGKRFVEQALQLIVAKIIREFEIVAVKELELQFEFIIAPKGPVPIIFKDRSEKFHDDKYT from the exons ATGTCGAAATTAGAATATTGGATTGGTGCAATTGTAACAACTGTTTTGTCAATTATTGTTATTCCAACAAACTACAGACCTCCATGGTGGTttt tgaTGAAaggtgataaaataaataaaaaaaaattaacaattcgTGATATTCCTGGTCCAATTTCATTGCCATTATTTGGAACAAAATGGATATTTTCATGGTTTGGAAAATACAGAATGGACAAAATTCATGATGCATAtaaag ACCTGAATATTCGTTATGGTTCATTATGCAAAGAAGAAGCATTTGGAAATATACCAGTGATATCTGTATTTTCACGTtgtgatattgaaaaattattaaaatgtaattcaCGTCAGCCAACTCGTCCACCATCTGAAATTGTTGTACAATATCGAAATTCACGTAAAGATAGATACACACATACAGGTCTAGTCAATGT ACAAGGTGATGAATGGCAACAATTACGTGATGCATTAACACCAGgtttaataaatgttaaaacagTTATGGGattttttccatcattaaATCATGTTGCTGATGAATTTAtaagtttaattaaaagaaaaagaaatgatgGTTGTGTTATGGCTTTTGAAAGACTTGCATATAGAATGGGATTAGAAA gtACATGTACATTAATATTGGGAAGATATCttggttttttaaaaccatCAACAAGTTCATTTACTTATAAACTTGCTGAAGCTGTTAGAATACATTTTACAGCATCACGTGATGCATTTTATGGTCTACCAATATGGAAATATTTACCAACAACagtatggaaaaaatttataaaaagtgaAGAAGAAATTTATGA tttagTATCGGAATTGTTGGAAGAGACAATTGATCAACAAAAAGAAGATGCTAAAGATGAACCAATTGAAGCTGTATTTCAATCAATACTCAGAGAAAAAACATTAGacatgaatgataaaaaagctggaattgttgattttattgctGCTGGAATACACACG ttGGGTAATacacttgtatttttatttcatctaatTGGAACAGATaaagaaattcaaaaaaaactttatgatGAAGTTATTAATCTTGCACCAGAAGGATGTGATCTTGTTGCTGAAAATCTTAGAGGTGCAAAATATTTAAGAGCATGTATTACAGAAGGTTTTAg aatgGTTCCAACAGCTCCATGTATTGCTCGGCTTCTTGATGCACCAATTGAACTATCTGGATATCAATTAGAAGAAGGa ACTGTTGTATTGTTACACACATGGATAGCTggtttaaatgatgataatttttataatgcaaATGAGTGGATGCCTGATCGTTGGATTAAACCATTATTACCACATTCACCATTGTTGGTGGCACCATTTGGCGCTGGTCGCAGAATATGCCCTGGTAAACGTTTTGTTGAACAGGCACTACAACTCATCGTTGccaaa attATTCGAGAGTTTGAAATTGTAGCTGTTAAAGAACTCGAAttacaatttgaatttattattgcacCAAAAGGTCCAGtaccaattatttttaaagatcgTTCAGAAAAATTTCACGatgataaatatacataa
- the LOC122847936 gene encoding uncharacterized protein LOC122847936, giving the protein MVATGARLVAKDRMIHIQLREAKLLPFGEIDKTTERWVPLPTFKYRYNFPKWATYPNGTEFSFEENVHFVPIQYLFSKNICLQKVTFDGKHLITENQFISIRSSDLIKDASQTTIPFFDLLEVAPEISVPISGIELFHKGQFDGTSGGYISLKIYPINLTMYMNPPLNPDISNILNLTISEFESQK; this is encoded by the exons AT GGTTGCAACTGGTGCAAGACTTGTTGCAAAAGATCGTATGATTCATATTCAACTGAGAGAAGCTAAACTTTTGCCATTTggagaaattgataaaacaactGAGCGATGGGTACCACTTCCGACATTTAAATATCGTTATAATTTTCCAAAGTGGGCAACTTATCCAAATGGCAcggaattttcatttgaagaaaatgTACATTTTGTGCCAATACAatatcttttttcaaaaaatatatgcttACAAAAAGTTACCTTCGATGGAAAACATTTAATAActg aaaatcaatttatttctatcaGATCATCAGACTTGATTAAAGATGCATCACAAACAACAATTCCATTTTTTGATCTTTTAGAAGTTGCACCTGAAATTAGTGTACCAATTTCGGGGATTGAGCTATTTCACAAGGGACAATTTGATGGTACATCTGGTGGTTATATTTCCCTGAAAATTTatccaataaatttaactatgTATATGAATCCACCACTGAATCCTGacatttctaatattttaaatttaacaatatctgAATTTGaaagtcaaaaataa
- the LOC122847614 gene encoding transmembrane protein 216-like yields the protein MPTVVNSSLTYEILMYLNSFYFGMFAVCELGMGLFKATNLPSPNSGTTIIEFILLLFLITTEGGRIYLGRKGNLTERGLPIILGILLSIPSVLATLYFLFWQNYVLRLEMILCSIQLVLIVTELIISILCLFAIYRPSPPEE from the coding sequence atgccGACAGTTGTTAATTCATCATTGacatatgaaatattaatgtatCTTAATTCATTCTATTTTGGTATGTTTGCTGTTTGTGAATTAGGAATGGGATTATTTAAAGCAACAAATTTACCATCACCAAATTCAGGAAcaacaattattgaatttattttgttattatttttaataacaactgAAGGTGGAAGAATATATCTTGGAAGAAAAGGAAATTTAACTGAACGTGGATTACCAATAATACTTGGTATACTATTATCAATACCAAGTGTACTTgcaacattatattttttattttggcaaAATTATGTATTAAGATTAGAAATGATATTGTGTAGTATACAATTAGTATTAATTGTAACTGAGcttattatatcaattttgtgCCTTTTTGCTATTTACCGTCCATCACCACCTGaggaataa